A part of Magnetospirillum sp. ME-1 genomic DNA contains:
- a CDS encoding Hpt domain-containing protein, with amino-acid sequence MAGDGELPELSPEALARAEAALAGLSGRYLDWAAADSVRLQSCLDEARQPGADLAALLPRLFTISHDMKGQAATFGYPLVSELGNRLCRLIEEAGPAPAPDILDHAARLADGMARVIAERLEGDGGEQGRMLLAQA; translated from the coding sequence ATGGCCGGAGACGGCGAGCTTCCCGAACTTTCCCCCGAGGCCCTGGCCCGGGCCGAGGCGGCCCTGGCGGGGTTGTCGGGGCGCTACCTCGACTGGGCCGCGGCCGATTCCGTCCGGCTGCAATCCTGCCTGGACGAAGCGCGACAGCCGGGCGCCGACCTCGCCGCCCTGCTGCCCCGGCTGTTTACCATCAGCCACGACATGAAGGGCCAGGCGGCCACCTTCGGCTACCCCCTGGTCAGCGAACTGGGCAACCGGCTGTGCCGGCTGATCGAGGAGGCGGGGCCGGCCCCCGCGCCGGACATCCTGGACCACGCCGCCCGGCTGGCCGACGGCATGGCCCGGGTCATCGCCGAACGCCTGGAGGGCGATGGCGGCGAGCAGGGGCGAATGCTTCTGGCGCAAGCGTGA
- a CDS encoding TolC family protein, with product MSPPRILAAILALGLTFPAAAATGRLDEQAAIAAAQGRDDLRNATEGAVDASRAEEDEAGLWPNPTFEYERDRTKGAGGATVQDTYRLSQPVDVSGRRGLRQDAAGRRVDATQSEARQRTREAGGEARKLFYAVVMRQQAKAAAERWANRLAEAETVLTKLRSGREVSGYDARRLTRERVAADARVRALNADLSDSWERLRALMGWAPGTIMPRIEGALLPPPSLGLDDLMSHLEDRPDLRALRARIAASDLDRRAADRGWIPDLTLGAGLKQVEQPDRSDQGVLLTVSAPLPLFDRGQAASRKAAAQSRATAADLALARAKAEGEIRGLWRRTAELRETALNFRESSLAPSRDLSRIAQGAYRAGEMNVLELLDAHKSLLEAETTAIELEFGAREAHTELMLATGETAP from the coding sequence TTGAGCCCGCCAAGGATCCTGGCGGCGATCCTGGCACTGGGCCTGACCTTCCCGGCGGCGGCCGCGACCGGCCGCCTGGATGAGCAGGCCGCCATCGCCGCCGCGCAGGGGCGCGACGACCTGCGCAACGCCACGGAAGGCGCCGTCGATGCCTCCCGGGCCGAGGAGGATGAGGCCGGGTTGTGGCCCAATCCCACCTTCGAGTACGAGCGCGATCGCACCAAGGGGGCCGGAGGAGCCACGGTGCAGGACACCTATCGCCTGTCCCAGCCGGTGGACGTCTCCGGGCGGCGGGGCTTGCGCCAGGATGCCGCCGGGCGACGGGTTGACGCCACCCAATCCGAGGCCCGCCAGCGCACCCGCGAGGCCGGGGGCGAGGCCCGCAAGCTGTTCTACGCCGTGGTGATGCGTCAGCAAGCCAAGGCGGCGGCCGAACGCTGGGCCAACCGTCTTGCCGAGGCGGAAACAGTGCTGACCAAACTGAGGAGCGGCCGCGAAGTGTCGGGCTACGACGCCCGGCGCCTGACCCGCGAACGGGTGGCCGCCGATGCCAGGGTCAGGGCCCTGAACGCCGATCTGTCGGACTCGTGGGAGCGTCTGCGCGCCCTGATGGGCTGGGCTCCCGGCACCATCATGCCCCGGATCGAGGGCGCTTTGTTGCCCCCACCCTCGCTCGGCCTCGACGACCTGATGTCGCACCTGGAAGACCGTCCCGACCTGCGGGCGCTGCGGGCCAGAATCGCCGCCTCCGACCTGGATCGCCGCGCCGCCGACCGGGGCTGGATACCGGACCTCACCCTGGGGGCCGGATTGAAGCAGGTGGAGCAGCCGGATCGCAGCGACCAGGGCGTCCTGCTGACCGTCTCGGCCCCGCTGCCGCTGTTCGACCGGGGGCAGGCCGCCAGCCGCAAGGCCGCCGCCCAGTCCCGCGCCACCGCCGCCGATCTGGCGCTGGCCCGCGCCAAGGCCGAGGGTGAAATCCGCGGCCTATGGCGCCGAACGGCCGAGTTGCGCGAGACGGCGCTGAACTTCCGGGAAAGCTCCCTGGCCCCGTCCCGCGACCTGTCGCGCATCGCCCAGGGCGCCTACCGGGCGGGCGAGATGAACGTGCTGGAACTGCTCGACGCCCACAAATCCCTGCTGGAAGCCGAAACCACAGCCATCGAGTTGGAGTTCGGAGCCCGCGAAGCCCACACCGAACTGATGCTCGCCACCGGAGAGACCGCGCCATGA
- a CDS encoding biotin-dependent carboxyltransferase family protein: MTEGLEIVHPGLYTTVQDLGRFGYQDQGVPPAGALDPIGLRLANAMAGNDPGDGALEISYMGPVLRVTAGSVRIAVAGEVKLVIAENGTPRPVAANRSHRLNRGDVLTVGAVSGSSTAYLAVEGGFALAPVMGSLSTYARAGLGPLGGKPLSAGIKLPLRQGECAARDETVLGRPMDYPTGPVRVVLGPQAESFTAEAIATLLEAEFRVTREADRMGLRLDGPKLSHRGPADIASDGLVGGCIQVPGSGHPIILLADRQTVGGYAKIATVISADLPRLGRAVPGTVLTFAAVSVAEAEAARRHLEQCVRQAIGAMTPLSPTGIDMEALYGSDLVSGIVDAVSGLGR; the protein is encoded by the coding sequence ATGACTGAGGGGCTCGAGATCGTTCACCCCGGCCTCTACACCACGGTTCAGGATCTGGGCCGCTTCGGCTATCAGGACCAGGGAGTGCCGCCCGCCGGCGCGCTGGATCCCATCGGCCTGCGTCTCGCCAACGCCATGGCGGGCAACGATCCCGGAGACGGTGCACTGGAGATCAGCTATATGGGCCCCGTCCTCCGCGTCACGGCCGGTTCGGTGCGAATCGCCGTGGCGGGCGAGGTGAAACTGGTCATCGCCGAGAACGGCACGCCCCGGCCGGTGGCCGCCAACCGCTCCCACCGCCTGAACCGCGGCGACGTGCTGACCGTCGGCGCGGTGAGCGGTTCGTCCACCGCCTATCTGGCGGTGGAAGGCGGCTTCGCCCTGGCGCCAGTGATGGGCAGCCTGTCCACCTATGCCCGCGCCGGACTGGGACCGTTGGGAGGCAAGCCGCTGTCGGCCGGGATCAAACTGCCCCTGCGGCAAGGCGAATGCGCCGCCCGTGACGAGACGGTGCTGGGCCGCCCCATGGATTACCCAACCGGGCCGGTCCGGGTGGTCCTGGGCCCCCAGGCCGAATCCTTCACCGCAGAGGCCATCGCCACCCTTCTGGAAGCGGAATTCCGCGTCACCCGCGAGGCGGACCGCATGGGCCTGCGCCTGGACGGCCCCAAACTCAGCCATAGGGGGCCGGCCGACATCGCCTCGGACGGGCTGGTCGGCGGCTGCATCCAGGTGCCGGGCAGCGGGCACCCCATCATTCTGCTGGCCGACCGCCAGACGGTGGGCGGCTATGCCAAGATCGCCACGGTGATCTCCGCCGATCTGCCGCGCCTGGGCCGCGCCGTGCCGGGAACCGTGCTGACCTTCGCCGCCGTGAGCGTCGCCGAGGCGGAAGCGGCGCGGCGCCACCTGGAGCAGTGCGTGCGGCAAGCCATCGGGGCCATGACGCCGCTGTCGCCCACCGGCATCGACATGGAGGCGCTCTATGGTTCCGACCTGGTCTCGGGCATAGTGGACGCGGTCAGCGGATTGGGAAGGTAG
- the pxpB gene encoding 5-oxoprolinase subunit PxpB — METLRITDVGDTAFSVEFGECIDPAASARVAGLRHAVAEAYRAGRLAGLVETVPTFRSLLVQYDPLATCRAEIEAEIRAIAGTSGTAPEAAGRLWEIPVCYDADLGEDLGEIAASRGLSRDEAIALHAGAEFFVYMLGFMPGFAYMGGLPEALRLKRRASPRLKVPPGSVAVADSLCAVYPWESPGGWHLIGRTPLKMFDLDRDSPSLLAAGDRVRFRAIDRRTFESLRDKGSSHD, encoded by the coding sequence ATGGAGACATTGCGCATCACCGATGTGGGCGACACCGCCTTCAGCGTCGAATTCGGCGAATGCATCGATCCGGCCGCGAGCGCCCGGGTCGCCGGGCTGCGTCATGCCGTGGCCGAGGCGTACCGGGCGGGGAGGCTGGCGGGGCTGGTGGAGACGGTTCCCACCTTCCGCTCGCTGCTGGTGCAGTACGATCCGCTGGCGACCTGCCGCGCCGAGATCGAGGCCGAGATCCGCGCCATCGCCGGCACCAGCGGGACGGCGCCCGAGGCCGCCGGCCGCCTGTGGGAGATTCCCGTCTGTTACGATGCCGATCTGGGCGAGGATCTGGGGGAGATCGCGGCATCGCGCGGCCTGTCCAGGGACGAGGCCATCGCCCTGCACGCGGGGGCCGAGTTCTTCGTCTACATGCTGGGCTTCATGCCCGGCTTCGCCTATATGGGCGGCCTGCCCGAGGCGCTGCGCCTGAAGCGGCGGGCCTCGCCCCGGCTCAAGGTGCCGCCGGGCTCGGTGGCGGTGGCCGATTCCTTGTGCGCCGTCTATCCCTGGGAGAGCCCCGGCGGCTGGCACCTGATCGGACGGACGCCGCTGAAGATGTTCGACCTGGACCGCGATTCGCCCAGCCTGCTGGCGGCCGGCGACCGGGTGCGCTTTCGCGCCATCGACCGCCGGACGTTCGAATCGCTCCGGGACAAGGGATCGTCCCATGACTGA
- a CDS encoding efflux RND transporter periplasmic adaptor subunit: MRKLIIALAAGTALGGAGIYATMVPRHAVKAAHAEEGHSNGGEHAHAEERLSSTTFAVSTELFMEYPVPVAGEAGDFVLHFTRLADFKPPAGGEAVITLSGGGQPDESFPALMDKPGIFRALVIPKAAGTRRLGVALRTPDGADRHDLGEITVHADDAGAKAAMDEADHGEKTGRIAVTKEVQWKIDFATAEVRPRLIRDSVAASGTIRARASDEAIVAAPGAGMLTPSPDFPRMGQMVEKGQVLAWLVPQLGAETDSATLELGSRKARLALDLATQERQRLEGLLKLEAIPERRVIEARNQEAAARAELDAASRRAAPYQGAKGGIALRAPVSGRLAAVNTQPGATIGQGQPLFHIAGLSKLWLEAQIPEAQIGRVRDPLGAWFTADGYETATLIEQGRNGRLIALGGVVDKESRTVPALFEFDNPEERFRIGAYAQVRVFTGAAEESPAVPASAILDDNGQPVVFVQTGGESFERRAVVAGLRDGDFVAIRDGVSAGERVVARGAYQVKLAAAAPASLSHGHAH; this comes from the coding sequence ATGAGAAAGCTGATCATCGCCCTGGCCGCCGGAACCGCCCTGGGGGGAGCCGGAATCTACGCCACCATGGTCCCCCGGCATGCCGTCAAGGCCGCCCATGCCGAGGAAGGGCATTCCAACGGGGGCGAGCACGCCCACGCCGAGGAACGCCTGTCCTCGACCACCTTCGCCGTCTCCACCGAACTGTTCATGGAATATCCGGTTCCGGTGGCGGGCGAGGCCGGGGACTTCGTCCTGCACTTTACCCGGCTGGCTGATTTCAAGCCCCCGGCCGGAGGAGAGGCGGTCATCACCCTGTCGGGCGGCGGGCAGCCGGACGAGAGTTTCCCCGCCCTCATGGACAAGCCCGGCATCTTCCGCGCTCTGGTCATTCCCAAGGCGGCGGGAACCCGCCGTCTGGGCGTCGCCTTGCGCACACCCGACGGAGCGGACCGGCACGATTTGGGCGAGATCACCGTGCATGCCGACGACGCGGGCGCCAAGGCCGCCATGGACGAGGCCGATCATGGCGAAAAGACGGGACGGATCGCCGTCACCAAAGAGGTCCAGTGGAAGATCGACTTCGCCACCGCCGAAGTGCGTCCGCGCCTGATCCGGGATTCGGTGGCGGCCAGCGGAACCATCCGGGCACGGGCCTCGGACGAGGCCATCGTCGCGGCGCCGGGCGCCGGGATGCTGACTCCGTCTCCTGACTTTCCACGCATGGGGCAGATGGTAGAGAAGGGGCAGGTTCTGGCCTGGCTGGTGCCGCAACTGGGGGCCGAGACCGATTCCGCCACCCTGGAACTGGGAAGCCGCAAGGCCCGCCTCGCCCTCGACCTGGCGACGCAGGAGCGCCAGCGGCTGGAAGGGCTGCTGAAACTGGAGGCCATCCCCGAGCGCCGGGTGATCGAGGCCCGCAACCAGGAGGCCGCCGCGCGGGCGGAACTGGATGCCGCTTCCCGCCGCGCCGCCCCCTACCAGGGGGCCAAGGGCGGCATCGCCCTGCGTGCTCCGGTTTCCGGCCGCCTCGCGGCGGTCAACACCCAGCCGGGTGCCACCATCGGCCAGGGCCAGCCCCTGTTCCATATCGCCGGCCTGTCGAAACTGTGGCTGGAGGCCCAGATCCCCGAGGCCCAGATCGGGCGGGTCCGCGATCCCCTGGGGGCGTGGTTCACCGCCGATGGCTACGAGACTGCCACCCTCATCGAGCAGGGCAGGAACGGTCGCCTGATCGCGCTGGGCGGCGTGGTGGACAAGGAGAGCCGCACCGTTCCGGCGCTGTTCGAGTTCGACAATCCCGAGGAGCGGTTCCGCATCGGCGCCTATGCCCAGGTCCGGGTGTTCACCGGCGCGGCCGAGGAAAGTCCTGCCGTTCCGGCCTCGGCGATCCTCGACGACAACGGCCAGCCGGTGGTGTTCGTCCAGACCGGCGGCGAGTCCTTTGAACGCCGCGCGGTGGTAGCCGGCCTGCGTGACGGCGATTTCGTCGCCATCCGCGACGGCGTGTCGGCGGGCGAGCGGGTGGTGGCCCGGGGCGCCTATCAGGTGAAGCTGGCGGCGGCGGCTCCGGCCTCGCTGTCCCACGGCCACGCGCACTGA
- a CDS encoding response regulator — protein sequence MGRRVCVLIIEPNAHMRRLIGTLMGAVPAHEVVEARTPQQAEALVASRTPQLVIMDWSDDPTEGVLFVHRLRRGEIGRADVPILAISPSLHHAVLESAVETGIDDIIAKPISAVEIIARATELIEQDRRRTETAEQAAE from the coding sequence ATGGGACGGCGCGTCTGCGTCTTGATCATCGAACCGAACGCCCATATGCGGCGCCTGATCGGCACGCTGATGGGTGCGGTTCCCGCCCATGAAGTGGTCGAGGCCCGCACGCCGCAGCAGGCCGAGGCCCTGGTCGCCTCGCGCACGCCGCAACTGGTGATCATGGACTGGTCCGACGATCCGACCGAGGGTGTGCTGTTCGTTCACCGGCTGCGGCGCGGCGAAATCGGCCGCGCCGACGTGCCGATCCTGGCCATCAGCCCCTCGCTGCACCATGCCGTTCTGGAATCGGCGGTGGAAACCGGCATCGACGACATCATCGCCAAGCCCATTTCGGCGGTTGAAATCATCGCCCGGGCCACCGAACTTATCGAGCAGGATCGCCGGCGCACCGAGACGGCGGAACAGGCTGCGGAATAG
- a CDS encoding LamB/YcsF family protein, with product MVLRVDLNSDLGEAFGAWSMGDDGAMLDIVSSANIACGFHAGDPMVMTRTIRAARAAGVGIGAHPGYADLQGFGRRAMALSVAEIEALLAYQIGALKGIASTCGASVGHVKPHGALSNLAAVDSEAALAVARGIRAVDAGLILLAPAGSAMAAAGRNLGLIVVEEVFADRNYGEDGNLLPRSHPQAMVHDPEEATANVLRMVTQGVLRSVNGRDIACRAQSVCVHGDDAGAVALARRLRDGLTVAGIGIAPLATLA from the coding sequence ATGGTGCTGCGCGTGGATTTGAACTCCGATCTGGGCGAGGCCTTCGGCGCCTGGTCCATGGGCGATGATGGGGCCATGCTGGACATCGTCTCGTCGGCCAACATCGCCTGCGGTTTCCATGCCGGCGACCCCATGGTGATGACCCGCACGATCCGGGCCGCCCGGGCGGCCGGTGTGGGCATCGGCGCCCATCCCGGCTATGCCGATCTGCAAGGCTTCGGCCGCCGCGCCATGGCCTTGTCCGTCGCCGAGATCGAGGCCCTGCTCGCCTACCAGATCGGCGCGCTCAAGGGCATCGCCAGCACCTGCGGCGCATCGGTGGGGCACGTGAAGCCCCATGGGGCGCTCAGCAATCTGGCGGCGGTGGACAGCGAGGCGGCGCTGGCGGTGGCGCGGGGAATCCGCGCCGTGGATGCGGGCCTGATCCTGCTGGCCCCGGCCGGATCGGCCATGGCCGCCGCCGGGCGGAACCTCGGGCTGATCGTGGTCGAAGAGGTGTTCGCCGACCGCAATTACGGCGAGGACGGCAATCTGCTGCCGCGCTCCCACCCCCAGGCCATGGTGCACGATCCCGAGGAGGCCACCGCCAACGTGCTGCGCATGGTGACGCAGGGAGTCTTGCGGTCGGTCAACGGCCGCGACATCGCCTGCCGCGCCCAGTCGGTCTGCGTCCACGGCGACGATGCCGGCGCCGTGGCGTTGGCCCGGCGGCTGCGCGATGGCCTGACCGTCGCCGGAATCGGGATCGCCCCCCTGGCCACCCTGGCCTGA
- a CDS encoding tetratricopeptide repeat protein, translating into MRIAAAVAALLALSLPLAEGAGAAPKKGAKPAAAAEPRHAGLAAAAANGDMEAQYQLAVAYRDGGHGLKADSRAALVWFTLAGAEGHAAAAAEAAKAFEAGKGVARDLNAAGNWWYKAGALGDARARARWVDLFLEGEVHAIGSRDGISWLAEAAQNGDLRAMMGLADVLERGHGVAPDLAQAEAWYRQAALLHGDVEARFRLGRLLLSRPAMWRKPADEEWNLKEAERKSHPFGAVWYPSKPLNAEEGQVVQLRPGINEGERWLRSAARRGHAEAQYLLGSAKVAGMELPMDMVEGIAWLEAASVQGHAEAMVALGDLAAKGQGFYAKDPIRAYVMYDLAAAQGEEGAKAARDAIAKGMNQRQTGRARQMVQELRDLAGL; encoded by the coding sequence ATGAGGATCGCCGCTGCCGTCGCCGCGTTGCTCGCTCTCTCCCTGCCACTGGCCGAAGGGGCCGGAGCGGCGCCGAAGAAGGGCGCCAAGCCGGCCGCCGCCGCCGAGCCGCGCCACGCCGGCCTGGCCGCCGCCGCCGCCAATGGCGACATGGAGGCCCAGTACCAGCTGGCGGTGGCCTATCGCGATGGCGGCCATGGGCTGAAGGCCGATTCCCGTGCCGCCTTGGTGTGGTTCACCCTGGCCGGGGCCGAAGGCCATGCCGCCGCCGCCGCCGAGGCGGCCAAGGCCTTCGAGGCCGGCAAGGGGGTGGCCCGCGACCTCAACGCCGCCGGCAATTGGTGGTACAAGGCCGGGGCCCTGGGCGATGCCCGCGCCCGCGCCCGCTGGGTCGACCTGTTCCTCGAGGGCGAGGTGCACGCCATCGGCTCGCGCGACGGCATTTCCTGGCTGGCCGAAGCCGCCCAGAACGGCGATCTGCGCGCCATGATGGGGCTGGCCGACGTGCTGGAGCGCGGCCACGGGGTCGCCCCCGATTTGGCCCAGGCCGAGGCCTGGTACCGTCAGGCCGCCCTGCTGCACGGCGACGTGGAAGCCCGTTTCCGGCTCGGCCGGCTGCTGCTGTCGCGCCCGGCCATGTGGCGCAAGCCCGCCGACGAGGAATGGAACCTCAAGGAGGCCGAGCGCAAGAGCCATCCGTTCGGGGCCGTGTGGTATCCGTCCAAGCCGCTCAACGCCGAAGAGGGGCAGGTGGTGCAGTTGCGCCCCGGCATCAACGAGGGTGAGCGCTGGCTGCGCTCCGCCGCCCGCCGGGGCCATGCCGAGGCCCAGTATCTCCTGGGCTCGGCCAAGGTGGCGGGCATGGAATTGCCCATGGACATGGTCGAAGGAATCGCCTGGCTCGAGGCGGCGTCCGTCCAGGGCCATGCCGAGGCGATGGTCGCCCTGGGCGACCTGGCCGCCAAGGGCCAGGGCTTCTACGCCAAGGACCCCATCCGGGCCTATGTCATGTACGACCTGGCCGCCGCCCAGGGCGAGGAGGGGGCCAAGGCGGCCCGCGACGCCATCGCCAAAGGCATGAACCAGCGCCAGACTGGCCGGGCCCGCCAGATGGTGCAGGAACTGCGCGACCTCGCCGGGCTTTAG
- a CDS encoding pyridoxal phosphate-dependent aminotransferase codes for MPFIADRLSAIKPSPTIAVTQKAAELKAAGRDVIGLGAGEPDFDTPDNIKAAAKAAIDKGQTKYVAPAGTLELRQAIAAKFKRENGLDYTPDQITVGVGGKGVIFNAFMATINPGDEVIVPAPYWVSYPDIALMFGGQPVFVRCPEEKGFKLQAADLEAAITPKTKWLVLNSPSNPTGAAYSWDEMKALTDVLLKHPHVWIMSDDMYEHLVYDDFKFCTPAQVEPKLYDRTLTMNGVSKAYAMTGWRVGYAAGPAAIIKAINMIQSQSVTHTASISQAASVEALNGTQDFIPKNAEVFKRRRDLIVGLLNQCPGITCRTPEGAFYVYPSCAGVIGKKTPDGKVINSDTDFVGALLEAEGVAVVQGAAFGLEPYFRISYATSDAALTKAAERIKRFCESLK; via the coding sequence ATGCCGTTCATCGCCGACAGGCTTTCCGCCATCAAGCCGTCTCCGACCATCGCGGTGACCCAGAAGGCCGCCGAACTGAAGGCCGCCGGCCGCGACGTCATCGGCCTGGGCGCGGGAGAGCCCGATTTCGACACTCCGGACAACATCAAGGCCGCCGCCAAGGCCGCCATCGACAAGGGCCAGACCAAGTACGTGGCCCCCGCCGGCACGCTGGAGCTGCGCCAGGCCATCGCCGCCAAGTTCAAGCGCGAGAACGGCCTGGACTACACCCCCGACCAGATCACCGTCGGCGTCGGCGGCAAGGGCGTGATCTTCAACGCCTTCATGGCCACCATCAATCCCGGCGACGAAGTGATCGTCCCCGCCCCCTATTGGGTGAGCTATCCCGACATCGCCCTGATGTTCGGCGGCCAGCCGGTGTTCGTGCGCTGTCCCGAGGAGAAGGGCTTCAAGCTGCAGGCCGCCGACCTGGAAGCCGCCATCACGCCCAAGACCAAGTGGCTGGTGCTTAACTCGCCGTCCAACCCGACCGGGGCCGCCTATTCCTGGGACGAGATGAAGGCGCTGACCGACGTGCTGCTCAAGCATCCGCATGTGTGGATCATGTCCGACGACATGTACGAGCACCTGGTCTACGACGACTTCAAGTTCTGCACCCCCGCCCAGGTGGAACCCAAGCTCTATGACCGCACGCTGACCATGAACGGCGTGTCCAAGGCCTATGCCATGACCGGCTGGCGCGTCGGCTACGCCGCCGGCCCGGCCGCCATCATCAAGGCCATCAACATGATCCAGTCCCAGTCGGTGACCCACACCGCCTCCATCAGCCAGGCGGCGTCGGTGGAAGCGCTGAACGGCACCCAGGACTTCATCCCGAAGAACGCCGAGGTGTTCAAGCGCCGCCGCGACCTGATCGTCGGCCTTCTGAACCAGTGCCCCGGCATCACCTGCCGCACCCCGGAGGGCGCCTTCTACGTCTATCCGTCCTGCGCCGGCGTGATCGGCAAGAAGACCCCCGACGGCAAGGTCATCAACAGCGACACCGACTTCGTCGGCGCCCTGCTGGAGGCCGAGGGCGTGGCGGTGGTCCAGGGCGCCGCCTTCGGCCTGGAGCCCTATTTCCGCATCTCCTACGCCACCTCGGACGCGGCGCTGACCAAGGCGGCCGAGCGCATCAAGCGCTTCTGCGAGAGCCTGAAGTAG
- a CDS encoding methyl-accepting chemotaxis protein yields the protein MGAFKLGIGGKIWALVALLVAGLGLLTAQSLSSLRDTLVEDRRQSLKHLVESATSIVAGYQARAAKGELSEDDAKALAKTALQFLRYGKNDYFFINNYQYSAVMHPLRPEMVGQDQSQMKDPNGIFITREMVDVSRRDGGGYVYYHWARVKDQPPVPKVVYVADFKPWSWVIGTGVYIDDIDEAYRAKMVDIGLKAAALALLAGVVAVLIARSITGPLRQLVTRMSALAQGDIEHEVQGTERQDEMGALARAMEVFRGSALENRRLLNEQEHLKQVAAQERNRTLLDMADGLERRVKAAVQAITQVGSRLNGASNAMTHTAEQTSEQTSAVVAATAQTSGNVQTVASAAEELSASGNEISRQVALTADIARSAAEEAEQTNGMVSALAAAAGRIGEVVQLIDAIAGQTNLLALNATIEAARAGEAGKGFAVVAGEVKTLANQTAKATQEITAQINAVQAETTKAVAAIRHIGETINRVDEATSSIASAVEEQNAAIHEITRSVQEAARGTREVSDHIGKVSEGTNTSRTAAEEVAGSAREMVTQNGTLTREIDGFLREIRTQAA from the coding sequence ATGGGGGCTTTCAAGCTGGGTATCGGCGGAAAGATTTGGGCTCTGGTGGCGCTGCTGGTGGCGGGTCTGGGTCTGTTGACCGCCCAGAGCCTCAGCTCGTTGCGCGACACCCTGGTGGAGGATCGCCGGCAGTCGCTGAAGCATCTGGTGGAATCGGCGACCTCCATCGTCGCCGGCTATCAGGCCCGCGCCGCCAAGGGCGAATTGAGCGAGGACGACGCCAAGGCCTTGGCCAAGACCGCGCTGCAGTTCCTCCGCTATGGCAAGAACGACTACTTCTTCATCAACAACTACCAGTACAGCGCGGTGATGCACCCCCTGCGCCCCGAAATGGTCGGGCAGGACCAGTCCCAGATGAAGGACCCCAACGGAATCTTCATCACCCGCGAGATGGTCGACGTGTCGCGCCGGGACGGCGGCGGCTACGTCTATTACCATTGGGCCCGGGTCAAGGATCAGCCGCCGGTGCCCAAGGTGGTCTATGTGGCCGATTTCAAGCCGTGGAGCTGGGTGATCGGCACCGGCGTCTACATCGACGACATCGATGAGGCCTACCGGGCCAAGATGGTCGATATCGGTCTCAAGGCGGCGGCGCTCGCCCTGCTGGCCGGCGTGGTGGCGGTGCTGATCGCCCGATCCATCACCGGGCCGCTGCGGCAATTGGTGACCCGCATGAGCGCCCTGGCCCAGGGCGACATCGAGCACGAGGTCCAGGGCACGGAGCGCCAGGACGAGATGGGCGCCCTGGCCCGCGCCATGGAGGTGTTCCGCGGCAGCGCCCTCGAGAACCGCCGGCTGCTGAACGAGCAGGAGCATCTGAAGCAGGTCGCCGCCCAGGAACGCAACCGGACGCTTCTGGACATGGCCGACGGGCTGGAGCGCCGGGTCAAGGCGGCGGTCCAGGCCATCACCCAGGTGGGAAGCCGCCTCAACGGCGCCTCCAACGCCATGACCCACACGGCGGAGCAGACCTCCGAGCAGACCAGCGCCGTGGTTGCCGCCACCGCCCAGACCTCGGGCAATGTCCAGACCGTGGCCTCGGCCGCCGAGGAACTGAGCGCGTCGGGCAACGAGATCAGCCGCCAGGTGGCGCTGACCGCCGACATCGCGCGCTCCGCCGCCGAGGAGGCGGAGCAGACCAACGGCATGGTGTCGGCCCTGGCCGCCGCCGCCGGGCGCATCGGCGAGGTGGTGCAGCTGATCGACGCCATCGCCGGCCAGACCAACCTGCTGGCCTTGAACGCCACCATCGAGGCCGCCCGCGCCGGCGAGGCCGGCAAGGGCTTTGCCGTGGTGGCGGGCGAGGTCAAGACCCTGGCCAACCAGACCGCCAAGGCCACCCAGGAGATCACCGCCCAGATCAACGCCGTCCAGGCCGAAACCACCAAGGCGGTGGCCGCCATCCGCCATATCGGCGAAACCATCAACCGGGTGGACGAGGCGACATCGTCCATCGCCAGCGCGGTGGAGGAGCAGAACGCCGCCATCCACGAAATCACCCGCTCCGTGCAGGAAGCGGCGCGCGGCACCCGCGAGGTCTCGGACCATATCGGCAAGGTGTCGGAGGGCACCAACACGTCGCGCACCGCCGCCGAGGAGGTGGCCGGCTCGGCTCGCGAGATGGTCACCCAGAACGGCACGCTCACCCGCGAGATCGACGGCTTCCTGCGGGAGATCCGGACCCAGGCGGCGTAG